GCGGGAAGCGACGCGACGGGCCAGAAGCTCGGCCACCCAGGCGTTGCCTTCCGGGCTCCAATGGGTGTCGCGGCCGGTGTAGGTCCGCTTGCCCCCGGGCGTGTCGCCGGCCAGGCAAGGGGTCAGGTCGTAGATGTCGTCCTGGGGCAGGCCGACCCGCCTGGCCAGCTCGCGGGTGATGCGGGTGGGCAGGCCGAAATCCGCCTTGGCCGGGTCCTCGCCCAGATCGCGGGCCGCCTTGTCCCCGACCGGGCGCGACACGGCGCATTCCGGCGGGGACAGCATGACCATGACCGGCTTGCCTGTGCCCGCCACCTTGGCCGCCGTGGCCAGAAAGAGCGCGTACCAGGGCAGGTCGTTTTTGTAGGCGAACATGGTGTCCTTATAAAACGGCTTCATGCTGGAGCGCATCTCCGAGGCCATCTGGTCCGGGGTGAGCGGCAAAAGCGAACTGTAGCGCGGGTCTTGCTTGTCGGGCATCACGCCCAGGGCATCGAGGTCGGGCAGGAAGAGCATTCGCCGCAAGGCCTTGTCGCTTTGCAGCTTGAACAACACCTGGGCCTTGACGAAGTCCATGAAACGGAACGGATACTGGTGCGGCACGAGGGTGTAGGGACCGTAGGCCATGCCGTGGCGGCAGGCGTCGGCCAGGCGCGCGGCAAAGGCGGCCGGATCATAGGGCGTGTTGCGCACGTCGTTGAAGTCGTTGCCGAAATAGACGTTGAAAATGATCGCGTCGTAGTCCAGGGCCTGGGTCCAGAAGGCGAAGCGCTCCAGATAGTCGGGAAAGGAGATGGAGGGGAAGCCGAGGTTGACCACGCGAAACGTGCGGCCAAGGCCCATGGCGTTGAGCTTTTTTTCCAGCACCGCGCAAAAGCCGTATTCCGGCTTGGTCACGGCGTAGGTGTAGGAGTCGCCGAAAACCAGGATGCGGTACTCGCCGGCCGGCTTGCGCTTGGCGACAACCCCGTGGACGTCGTTGAGCAGCATCTTTTTCAATGAATACTCAGGCGCATCCTTGGAAGCATACGAGTAGACGTGCTCCTTTTCATAATCACGGAACACGAAGTCGACGATATAACACGCCAGCAGCACCTGCACAGCCACAAGCAGCACGATGCCGCCAATGCGAAGGAATCGTTTCATAATAAGGGAAGTGGAAAAGAAGCTGGGGAAAACCCTTTCTGTAGAAAGGGTTTTCCCCAGACCCCTTTCCCAAAGACTTTCAATAGAGACAGATTGTTACCTGTTCCACAGTTCTACCAATAAAAGGTTTAGGAAGGGGAGAGCGTGAGAGGGGAGAACCCTGTGCAAAAGGGTTTCCCCTCTCGCATTCTCTTCTCCCCTCTTCCCTCCCCCTACTCCTACTCCTTGAGCACCGCGCCTTCGCCGGCGAAGAACACGCTGCCGGCCGGCGGCGGCACGGACGCGCCCAGGGCGTTGCGGGCGGAGCTCGATCCGTAGAGGGCCTTGTAGCCGAAGGAGATGCCGTAATTGCCAGCGGCCTGCCCGGCCGGGGCCAGGGTGAAGGAAAAGGGCACGACCGCGTCCGGCCCAAGCGGCATGGCCTTGAAGGTCTTTTCCGCGCTGGCCAGGACCTTGCCGGCCGGGTCGCGCAAATAGGCGGTAAGCGTCAGCTCTTCCAGCCGGTCGACCCAGGGCGGCAGGCTGGAGGTTATGGGCGTGGCCCGGCCGTGGATGACGTAGGCGTCGCCGGAGAGCGCGCCGGTAAATTCAAAGCGCCAGAATTTCATGGTGATGCCGGTCGGCGCGGTGGCGACGACCGGGCGCGACTCGAGGTGGGATACGGAAAGGCTGGAGCAGCCGGCAAGCGCGGCCATGGCGAGAATCATCACGGCCCAAAGGCGCGGCGCATCCGTTGCGCGGCGTGAAGACGTCATAATACCTCCTTTCCGATGTAAACCGTTACTCCCCCGGGCGTCGCAGCATCATCTCGGCCAGCGTCATGTCCACCTTGGGCGGCCGGCCGGCCTTGCCGCCCCAAAGCTCCATCTCCAGCCCGGCCAGACGGCGCAAAAGCGGCGTGCGGTCCATGGCCTTGATGTTCGGGTTGGCTTCGGCCAGCCGTTGGCACGGCCCGCAGCCCGGAAACTCCCGCACGCCCATGCCGCCGATGAGCACATTTGGCACGCCATGCAGCCGGCAGATCATGAGCCGGTGGTCGTAGACCCCGCACAGCCCTTCGTCGTTGAGCGGGCACATGATGCGCGGCGTCTCGCCACGGGCGACCGCCTCCCGGACACCCGCCACATATTCCCTGGCCCGCTCAAGATAGCGCTCCCGGCGCTCGTCCGGCAACGCGTCGAGGCCCTTGTGCAAGTACAGCCACTCCACGAGGGTGTGGTGCTGAAAAAAACTCACGCAGCAGTTCTCGGCGCAGCCGGCGCAGGACAGCCCGGCGGCCGCGGCGGCGGCGGTGTAGGCCGCGTCCATGTCGGCATACAGCGTGGCCAACTTGGCCAAAACGGTCCGCCTGCGGGAAGCGGGAAACGATAGGCTCACGAAGCGATTCCTTTGAGTATTTCCTCGACGCACGCCTCGGGCGTGACGCCGCAGCTGGTCACGGTCACATCGGCCGCCGCCGCGTAAAGCGGCTGGCGCTCGGCATAGACGTCGGCAAGGGTCATCCCTTCCGGCACGACAAAGGCGCGCGCCCCGGGATCGCCCACCCGGGCAAGAAACGTGGGCAGGTCGATGGAAAGATAGACCACCGGCCCGCAGGCGCGCAGCCGGGCCACGGCCCGGGGGCAGTACACGACGGAGCCGCCCGTGGCCACCACGCACCGCTTGACGCCGAGCCCGGCCACCACATCCTCTTCCAGACGCAAAAAGCCGGCAAGCCCCAGGCGCGTGAGCAGATCGGCCAGACGTTCGCCGGTGGTGGCCTCGATGAGGCGGTCGGTGTCGAGACTGGCCCAGCCCAGATGCCGGGCAAGCAGCGTCGCCAGGGTGGTTTTGCCCGCCCCGGCCATGCCGATGAGGCTTACGCAGCGCTCATCCGATATTCGGCCAAGTAAAGGTGGTTGCATGGGGTCCGCGTCGGCCGCCGTTGCGGCGAAAGGTCTCTTAGCCTTTTTCGCGCCGATTTCATAGCGGCCCTTGCCGTTCACCCCGACGTTGTCAGAAAGCCGGCCTTTGGCTAAGAAGGGGCGGGCGCGGCGCTTTTCGACGTCGCGCACATGGGGGAGGCCATGTCGGAAACAACGTTACGGCTGATCGCCGCCTATACCGAGGAAGCGAACGCCCTGCGCGCGCGTTTTTTTGCCGAAAACGCGGCCCTTGTCGACAAGGCTGCCCGCACCATGGCCGTGGCCCTGGCCAAGGGCGGCAAAATTCTTTTTTGCGGCAACGGCGGCTCGGCCGCCGACGCCCAGCATCTGGCCGCCGAGTTCGTCAACCGGTTCGAGCTGGAGCGCCCGCCCCTGCCGGCCATGGCCTTGACCACCGATACGTCCATACTTACCGCTATAGGCAACGATTACGGCTTCGACCTGGTTTTCGCCAAACAAGTCCAGGCCCTGGCCCAGCCCGGCGACGTGGTGGTCGGCATCTCCACCTCCGGCAACAGCCCCGACGTGCTCGCGGCGTTGCGGGCGGCCCGGGAAAAAGGCTGCGTCACCATGGGGCTCGCCGGCCGCAACGGGGCCATCGTGCCGCTTTGCGACCTGGCCCTGCTCGTGCCCCACGAACGCACGGCGCTCATCCAGGAAGTCCATATCGCCATCGGCCATCTGCTGTGCAAGTTGACCGACCATTACCTTTTCGAGGCCGTGGTGGAACTCGGCCCCTATCTCGACGCGGGATAACCCCCGGCCGCCACCAGCCCCACAGTTGAAGGAGTCTTGCGTATGCCCATCTATGAATACACCTGCCAGAAGTGCGGGAACCAGTTCGAGGAAATCGTCTCCAGCTCGGCAACCGAATGTCCGCCCTGCCCGAAGTGCGCCTCGAACGACACCAAAAAACTCATGTCCTCCTGCCGCACCCGCACCGGCGCCGGCCAGACCGGCGCGCGCACGGCCACGTCCTCCTCGGGCGGCGGCTGTGCCGGCTGCTCCGGCGGCAGCTGCGCCACTTGCCACTGATGCCCTTGTGCCCACGCCACTGAGGCGATTTCCGAACAGACAACCAGACCGGCCCCGGCGGAACGCGAATCGTCCGCCGGAGCCGTCTCAACCGACGCGTTCCAAAGCGTCCGGACAGCGCATGCGCGATAAACTCGTCATCGCCACACGGGGCAGCAAGCTCGCCCTGTGGCAGGCCAACCACGTCGCGGCAAGGCTCAAGGAGGCCCATCCCGGCCTGGCCGTGGACCTGCTCCCCATCAAGACCAAGGGGGACAGGATTCTCGACGTGCCCTTGGCCAAGGTGGGCGGCAAGGGACTTTTCGTGAAGGAGATCGAGGAGGCGCTCCTCGACGGGCGGGCCGATCTGGCCGTGCATTCCATGAAGGACGTGCCGGCCGAGCAGCCGGCGGGGCTCGTGGTCGGCATCACGCCCAAGCGCGAGGACCCCTGCGACATGCTGCTCTCCGTGGCCTACGACGGCCTCGACGCCCTGCCCGAGGGGGCCAAGGTCGGCACCAGCAGCCTGCGCCGCAAGGCCCAGCTCACCGCCCTGCGCCCGGACCTCGCCATCGTCGATCTGCGCGGCAACCTGGACACGCGCGTGGGCAAGCTCACCGACGGCCTGTTCGACGCCAT
The nucleotide sequence above comes from Solidesulfovibrio fructosivorans JJ]. Encoded proteins:
- a CDS encoding SGNH/GDSL hydrolase family protein → MKRFLRIGGIVLLVAVQVLLACYIVDFVFRDYEKEHVYSYASKDAPEYSLKKMLLNDVHGVVAKRKPAGEYRILVFGDSYTYAVTKPEYGFCAVLEKKLNAMGLGRTFRVVNLGFPSISFPDYLERFAFWTQALDYDAIIFNVYFGNDFNDVRNTPYDPAAFAARLADACRHGMAYGPYTLVPHQYPFRFMDFVKAQVLFKLQSDKALRRMLFLPDLDALGVMPDKQDPRYSSLLPLTPDQMASEMRSSMKPFYKDTMFAYKNDLPWYALFLATAAKVAGTGKPVMVMLSPPECAVSRPVGDKAARDLGEDPAKADFGLPTRITRELARRVGLPQDDIYDLTPCLAGDTPGGKRTYTGRDTHWSPEGNAWVAELLARRVASRWFGRETEPAACPQKTSAFEPIPAGELPPTDKIEGLAASIVAGCPR
- the thrB gene encoding homoserine kinase; translation: MQPPLLGRISDERCVSLIGMAGAGKTTLATLLARHLGWASLDTDRLIEATTGERLADLLTRLGLAGFLRLEEDVVAGLGVKRCVVATGGSVVYCPRAVARLRACGPVVYLSIDLPTFLARVGDPGARAFVVPEGMTLADVYAERQPLYAAAADVTVTSCGVTPEACVEEILKGIAS
- a CDS encoding D-sedoheptulose 7-phosphate isomerase, with protein sequence MSETTLRLIAAYTEEANALRARFFAENAALVDKAARTMAVALAKGGKILFCGNGGSAADAQHLAAEFVNRFELERPPLPAMALTTDTSILTAIGNDYGFDLVFAKQVQALAQPGDVVVGISTSGNSPDVLAALRAAREKGCVTMGLAGRNGAIVPLCDLALLVPHERTALIQEVHIAIGHLLCKLTDHYLFEAVVELGPYLDAG
- a CDS encoding FmdB family zinc ribbon protein, which gives rise to MPIYEYTCQKCGNQFEEIVSSSATECPPCPKCASNDTKKLMSSCRTRTGAGQTGARTATSSSGGGCAGCSGGSCATCH
- the hemC gene encoding hydroxymethylbilane synthase translates to MRDKLVIATRGSKLALWQANHVAARLKEAHPGLAVDLLPIKTKGDRILDVPLAKVGGKGLFVKEIEEALLDGRADLAVHSMKDVPAEQPAGLVVGITPKREDPCDMLLSVAYDGLDALPEGAKVGTSSLRRKAQLTALRPDLAIVDLRGNLDTRVGKLTDGLFDAIVVARAGLNRLGLSAPKSERLCPPRFLPAAAQGALGIEYRFDDRETAAMLAFFDHPESRDAVAAERAFLGRLEGGCQVPIAAHAVIDGNLISIDGLVADPDTGRTFRDVATGKRDDAVELGKKLADSVLAMGARAILDAVYKNVP